Proteins encoded by one window of Amaranthus tricolor cultivar Red isolate AtriRed21 chromosome 4, ASM2621246v1, whole genome shotgun sequence:
- the LOC130810901 gene encoding sugar transport protein 5 — MAGSLVGEGEARGHFSGRITVAVVITCIVAASGGLIFGYDIGISGGVTTMVPFLKKFFPSVLKKSGDVNTNMYCMYHSQLLTSFTSSLYIAGLMASLVASRITSKFGRKFTMVLGGWTFLLGSVLNGAAQNVAMLIIGRILLGFGVGFTNQATPVYLSEVAPSKWRGAFTSGFQFFIGIGVLLANCINYAAARKPWGWRLSLGLAIVPALIMTVGALIIRDTPSSLVERGKLEEAEKSLVKARGDNVDVKAEFDELVRATQLAQSANQEPFKSIFERKYRPHLVMAMSIPFFQQITGIHVIAFYAPVLFQSVGFGSDSALIAAIILGAVNISSIMVSTFLVDRFGRRFLFLEGGVQMFVCQIAVAVVLIVATGVSGTEHISKGNAALVLVLMCIYAAGFGWSWGPLSWLVPSEIFPLKIRPTGQSISVAMNFAISFTLSQTFLTMLCHFKYGVFFFHAGWIAIMTIFVALFVPETKGIPLDSMHIVWKQHWYWHSFVKEEL, encoded by the exons aTGGCTGGAAGTTTAGTTGGAGAAGGAGAAGCGAGAGGTCACTTTAGTGGTCGGATAACTGTTGCAGTCGTCATAACATGCATCGTTGCTGCCTCTGGTGGCCTCATTTTTGGCTATGATATTGGCATTTCAG GGGGAGTAACCACAATGGTGCCATTCTTAAAGAAGTTTTTCCCATCTGTACTTAAGAAGTCAGGAGATGTCAACACAAATATGTACTGCATGTATCATAGCCAATTGTTGACATCCTTCACATCTTCCCTCTACATTGCTGGTTTAATGGCTTCACTTGTAGCCAGCCGTATTACCTCCAAGTTCGGGCGTAAGTTCACCATGGTGCTTGGTGGCTGGACCTTCCTTCTTGGCTCTGTACTCAATGGTGCTGCCCAAAATGTTGCTATGCTCATCATTGGTCGCATTTTGTTGGGATTTGGAGTTGGGTTTACAAATCAG GCAACACCAGTATACCTATCAGAAGTAGCACCCTCAAAGTGGAGAGGAGCATTCACAAGTGGGTTTCAGTTCTTTATAGGCATAGGAGTACTTCTAGCCAACTGCATAAACTACGCTGCAGCAAGGAAACCCTGGGGTTGGCGTCTATCCTTAGGCCTTGCAATAGTCCCTGCACTCATAATGACTGTCGGAGCTCTGATCATCCGCGACACTCCTAGCAGTTTGGTTGAACGAGGTAAGCTCGAAGAAGCTGAGAAATCGTTAGTGAAGGCACGAGGTGATAATGTAGATGTGAAAGCTGAATTCGATGAGCTCGTCAGGGCTACACAGCTCGCTCAATCAGCTAACCAAGAGCCGTTTAAGAGCATATTTGAAAGGAAATATAGGCCACATTTAGTGATGGCTATGTCGATCCCTTTCTTTCAGCAGATAACCGGGATTCATGTGATTGCGTTTTATGCACCCGTGTTGTTTCAATCTGTCGGGTTTGGAAGTGATTCGGCTTTGATTGCTGCAATCATTTTGGGTGCGGTTAATATCAGTTCGATTATGGTGTCTACGTTTTTGGTTGATCGATTTGGTCGAAGATTCTTGTTTCTTGAAGGAGGTGTTCAAATGTTTGTTTGTCAG ATAGCGGTGGCAGTGGTCCTAATAGTGGCAACGGGTGTATCAGGAACGGAGCACATATCGAAAGGAAACGCAGCGTTAGTATTAGTGCTAATGTGCATATACGCAGCTGGTTTCGGTTGGTCATGGGGTCCCTTAAGTTGGCTAGTACCAAGTGAAATCTTCCCACTAAAGATAAGGCCAACAGGACAAAGCATAAGTGTTGCAATGAATTTTGCAATAAGTTTTACACTTTCACAAACATTTTTGACCATGCTTTGCCACTTCAAATATGGTGTGTTCTTCTTCCATGCAGGGTGGATCGCTATAATGACCATATTTGTAGCCCTTTTTGTTCCGGAAACCAAAGGTATTCCTTTGGATTCCATGCATATTGTTTGGAAACAACATTGGTATTGGCACTCATTTGTTAAAGAGGAgctctaa